CGCCTGCAAAACGTGATGCTGCAAGGTGATGTTTGTCGGGTCGTACAAGTTGTCGATTTTAAGAAGCTGTTCGACACGGATGACGCCTTCATCTGTGAGAGATACAGAGCGGGCTTTTTCATCCATTGTGTAGTGCGTTTCTTCTTTAAGGGAAGGAACAATATTATCAATTTGACCGTACAGAGCGGTGGAATCTTCAGATGCACCGGAAATAATGAGTGGTGTACGGGCTTCATCAATGAGGATGGAGTCAACTTCATCGACAATCGCAAAGTGATGAGGGCGCTGAACAAGCTGCTCTTTGTAGAACTTCATGTTATCACGGAGATAATCGAAGCCGAATTCGTTGTTTGTACCGTAGGTAATGTCGGAGCCGTAGGCTGCTTTGCGCTCTTCATCACTCAGACCATGAACAATGATGCCGGTAGTAAGACCAAGGAAGCTGTACAGCTGTCCCATCCACTGAGCATCTCGTGTTGCAAGATAGTCGTTAACGGTGATGACGTGTACACCTTTGCCGGTAAGGGCATTCAAAACAACAGGCAGTGTTGCTACAAGAGTTTTACCTTCACCGGTTTTCATTTCAGCAATTTTACCGTCGTGCAGCGCACAACCACCGATAAGCTGAACATCGTAGTGACGCATGCCGAGTACACGGACACCAGCTTCACGGACAAGTGCAAAAACTTCAGGGAGAATTTCTTTAAGTTCTGTTCCGTTGGCAACTTCTTCCTTGAGTTCGGCTATGCGTGCTGGAAAATCTTCATCCGGTAAAGCTTGAATAGTTGGTTCGAGGTCGTTGATCTGCTTGATAACCGGACGCAGACTTTTTAGATAGCGGTCATTTTGAGTGCCGAACACTTTCTTTATAACGAAGTTGATCATTATTTCTCCTGAAAAACAGTATAAAACTCCATATAAGTATGGAGAGAAAATTTATAATAGCCGCAGAGTTATGCCGACCGTGCATTATTCTGCGTTAGTTTGAAAAAAAATCACTGTACTATACGCATTAACAGTATGCTTTTCTTTTATCTTTTTTCTGTTTACCGAATTATGCGGCTACACAGTGTGGTGCATAGACTGTATTTTGAACGTAACTAAGTACAGAAGGGCGTGTTTGTGACTCAAACACAGGTCAATCCGGTAATAGGTACTGGAAATCAATTAATAACGCAATGAGGATTGGCAAGGGCTAACAGCTTCTTTTTTTGCTTTTCAAAGCGTTTCTTAGAGCACTATGGCTCAATGATATCCAGCCAATGCCCAACCTTTACTTTTTCTCCATTACAAACTGGAGCGGTGCCGCGTAACTGAAGGGTGCAGCCGCTGCATCCAGTGATGACTAAATACGTGGATTCGACTTCGGTACAGAGGTCGGATTCAAGCTCGTCTTCGTCATCATACAGGTCGCATAAGCAGTTCCCCATGGGCTTGCTGTAGCAAGGGATGCTGTCATCCTTTTTCGGTGGTTGCTGTAATAAGTTTTCCCAGCAGCGGGTGGCTACCTTGCGAGTAAGTTTTCGGTTGCCAAGCTGAGCTATACCGCCCATACCGCAGCATGAGGCGGAGTCGGGGGAGCTTATTTCATCGTAGAGAATTTCTTTGAGCCAAGTGTAGTCAAGGTCATTGCCGTGCCAGTGGCAGGGTTGATGATAACGGATGACAAGATTGCTCGGAGTATCCACTGTAAAAAGAGAGTTTCCCCATAAGGTAGAAATGGGACGCAATGCTTTTGACCATGCTTCCTGTTCGCCTTCCGCCCAACCTAGCGAATCATCGCGAACATATTCTGCAAGTCCAAGATAACAGGTTGCACAAAATGTTACGATGAGCGGACGCTCTGCTGCACGCCATGCCCGCAGGTTTTGCATGCGACTTTTGTGCGCGGCTTCCGGTGCTCCGGCATGATCCAGTGTTAGCCCGCAACATGTTAAATCTTTGGTAGGAAGCAGGGTATAGCCAAGATTTTTGAGTATCGATTCGCTTTTGTACTTCCAACTTTTTTGAACACGGTTGGCTGTGCAGCCGGAGAAAAGCAGTACATGCTGACCTTCTCCTATTTCTTTGTCATATGTTGCAACAGATATGTAGGCAGGAATATCAGTTGCAGGCTGCATTGCCTGAATAGATTGCACTAAACGGGTTGCTTCGTTTTTACCTTTTGAATCTGGTGCAGCTTTGCTCAATGTAGAAAGCATTGGCCAGAGAACAGCACCTTGGTTAATCCAGCGCTTCCACATCCATTGTTTCCAACCGGGGTGTGCGGCTCGCATGTTTGCAAGCTGTTGCGGAAAGTTGAGCCCTTGCGGGCAGGTTTTAGCACATTTTCCGCAGGAAAGGCACATTTCAGCAAGTTTAGTACAGTCTGTGACTTTGAGCTGCTGCGCATTTTCTTTCAGGGCAGCAATAGTACGCTGCTTTGCTTTGGGGGTAAGCTCTTCCTGCTTTGTAGAAAGATATACTGGGCAGACTGATACGCACTTTCCGCAAAGAATGCAGGCAGCCTCGCGTTGCTTGGGAGTTTGTGCTTTTTCAGGAGAGGTAGTGGTTGTGGCGTTGTCTTGAGTCATACTACTGTTCCCCTAAAATGCTTTGCCCGGATTCATAATAGAGTGGGGGTCAAAAATTTGTTTGATTTGTTTCATGAGCAAACGCTCTGTCTTACTAAGCTGTAAGTGCACATATGGAGCCTTGATAAGCCCTACACCGTGTTCGCCGGATAGTGTTCCTTGCAGTGAAAGAACAAATTTTGAAATTTCTGACTTGGCAGATTTTGCCCGTGCCAGCTCCTGCGCGTCAGATGCATCGTGCATAATGTTCACATGAATATTGCCATCGCCGACATGTCCAAAAGTAAGAATCGGTAACGTGTGTTTTTCCGCAATATCACGAATGCCTGTTACAGCTTGAAGCAGCTTGCCGCGAGGGACGGTAACATCGTCAGAAAATTTGTTGGGTGCAACTTTAAAGGACGCAGGGTTGATAGAGCGGCGCACATCCCATAATGGCTCCTCCTCTTCTTTACCCATACCTGTGGTAGACCATAACACGTTGCATGCTTTGAAAATGGCTTCGGCTTTTTCTACATCAGCTTGCAAAGCCTGATGTGAACCGTCAAAGCGCAATAAGAGAGAGGCTGTTACAGTGGAAGGCCACGCTACAGCTCCCGCATCTGACAGGGCTGTAAGAACTTCCGGCCCCATAAATTCGAGCGCAGCCGGAAGCATCCCCGCTTTAAACATAATTTTGATTGCGTGCAGTGCTTCTTCAAGGTTCGCAAAACCTGCGAGGATAGAAGCTGTTGATTCCGGCTTTGGGATTAACTTCAGCGTCAGCTCAGTCATAAAGGCAAGTGTGCCTTCGCTGCCTGTAAGAAGACGAAGCAGGTCAAGTCCGACAACATTTTTGTGGTTGCGTCCACCGCAGGTAATTGTTTTACCTCCGGGGAGTACCGCTTTGCAGCCAAGCACCCATTCGCGCGTCACACCGTATTTCAGTGCACGCATCCCACCAGCACACGTTGCGACATTTCCGCCGATGGTGGATATCCCCAGACTGGCAGGGTCTGGTGGGTAGAAGAGTTTTTCTTGCTCGACCCGTTTTTGCAAATCGCCGGTGATGACCCCCGGTTCGACGCGGGCAATAAAGTCATCTGAATCAACCTCAAGAATCGAATCCATTTTGAGGGTTGAAACAACGATGCCCGGTTTTTTAGGAACACAAAGCCCTACAACGTTTGTTGCACGGGCACGAGGGTAGAGCGGTATGCGCTCTGTATGTGCCCAGCGCATAAGCTCGACAATCTGCTCTTCTGTTTCTGGACGAACCACAGCAAGCGGTGTCCCTTCAAGGCGGCTTGCATCGGCTTCAAATACAACCATTTCTTCCGGTGTCAGCAGACAATCTGAACAGGGAAAAAGGTTTTGCAAAAATCTACGTTGGGGAAGAGAAAGTAACGTCATACAGCTATCCTGAAAATGGTGAAAAAATTGTTAGCAAAATTTTTACACCAGCAGTTACTTGCAAATATACATTTGTGAGAGGGCAAAAGGGCAGTGATCTGGTAAGTACAATCCATTCGAAATGCAGGAATTAATGGTGCAGGTTCGTTTGTGGATTCTAGTATGACTTCAATATGTCCCTGCTTGTCACTCTCATGGTATTTAACAATAGAATATGCCGGAAAGAACGCACTGATGCGCTGTTTCCGGCATATAAAAAACGTTAGCGATCCATCATCTGTCGCGCAAGGTCGCGGGCTGCATCGCGCTGCTTGATGGTTTCACGTTGGTCATGTAATTTTTTACCACGGCACAAACCGATTTCCAGTTTGATTCGTGAGTTTTTGAAGTAGAGTTTAAGCGGTACAACTGTGAGTCCACGTTGCTCTACTTTAGTCATCCACATTTCAATTTCTCGACGGTGGAGGAGAAGCCTGCGGTCACGGTCTGGATCGTGTTGTGAATAGCCAGCATTTTCATAAGGGGCAATGTGCATCCCTACAATCCATGCTTCACCATCTTTGTAGCTGATATAGCTGTCGGTGAAGGCTACTTGTCCGGCACGCATAGATTTTACTTCTGTGCCCAGCAGCGAAAGACCTGCTTCCTGTGTATCAAGCACTTCGTAATAACGACGTGCTTTTTTATTAACGGCAATAGAGCTGCCGCCACTTTTCTTTTTTTTCTTTTTGCTCATTACGGTTCCGTTATATCATCCTGCTCAATGAGTGACGCAAAGAAGGACAGTTCTTCAGGGAAGCGTTTAAAAATACGCTTGCGAACTTTTGTATTGATTCTGGAGACGGTAGCGTGCGTGAGCACATCCCCTAGCAGTTCAATGCATTCTTCCATGTCAATTTGGCGGATTACGCGTTTAATTCCCGGAATAGCTTGCGGCGCAATAGAAATTCCGTCAACTCTCATACCCATTAAAATAGGTACGCAATACGGGTCGGATGCCACCTCGCCGCAGACTGAGGCTTCAATACCTTCCTTGTGCGCTGCATCAATAACGAATTTTATCGAGCGCACAATGGCTGGGTGAAGCGGTTGGTAAAGATACGAAACATGTTTATTGGTTCTATCAATACCCAGTGAATATTGAATAAGATCGTTTGTTCCGATGGAGAAAAAATCTACTTCGCGGGCAAGAGTGTCTGCAATCATTACAGCGCTTGGCAACTCAATCATAATCCCGACTGGAATATCCGGATTGTATGCAATGCCTTCCGCATCAAGCTCGCTCTTAACAGAGTTAAGTACAAAACGTGCCTGACGCAACTCTTTTAAGCCGGAGATCATCGGGAACATGATGCCAATATTGCCATGAACGGATGCACGAAGCATTGCGCGTAACTGTGTGCGAAAGACTTCTTGGTACCGCAAACAGAATCGGATGCCACGAAGTCCTAGCGCAGGGTTAGCTTCTTCGAGCATCGCATGCTTGTCTAACAACTTGTCTGCGCCGACATCAAGTGTACGCAAAATAACTTTTTGCGGTGCAAGCTGCTCCGCAAGGGTTGCGTACTCTTCGTACATGTCTTCTTCGTCCGGCATTTTTTTCTTATTAAAAAATGCATACTCGGTACGGTAGAGTCCTACCCCTTCGCCACCATTATCTTTTACTTGAACAAGTTCTTCTGCAAGCTCAATGTTGGCACATACCTCCAGACGGTATCCGTCTACTGTTTCCGCAGGAAGATGGCATTGTTTGACGATGGCTTTCTGGTAGTCTTCGAACTGATATTTTCTGTCGCCGTAATGGGCAAGCTCATCTTCGCTTGGGTCGATGAAGATAAGCCCTTTAAGCGCATCAATAATGACAAGATCACCATCTCGAATGGAATCTTCAAGGTCTTCAACACCGACGATGGCTGGAATTTGCAACGAACGGGCAAGGATACCAGTGTGGGAGGTTTTGCCGCCTTCTGCCGTAGCAAACGACATGATTTTGTTGAGCTCAAGCTCGATGGCGTCTGCCGGAGTTAAGTCATGCGCCATAAGAACGCGACGACCTGCGGGTAAATCGACAGGCTTTGGCGTTCCCATAAGTGCTTGCATGATTTTATCACCAACAACACGTACGTCCTGCATGCGCTCTCGGATGTACGGGTCATCAATAGCGCTGAAAGCTTTTGCAATGGTATCGATGGAGCGTTCCAGCGCCCACTCGGCAGTGATTGCGCGTTCCGCAATATTATTTGCTGCGGATTCAATAAGCTTAGGGTCCTGACAGATCATCAGGTGGGAATCAATAATAGCTCCGTGCTCTTTCAATTCTTCAGGAACGCGCGCACGAGCATCCATGAATCCCTGTCGCACTTCTTCTGCCGCATTGCGGAGGCGCTGGGTTTCAATTGCCACCAGATGGTGTGGAATGGTTTCGCGCGGGATGCGGCGCTCTTTCTGGCGGTTAACAAAGTAAGCCTTACCGATAGAAATACCTGCTGAAACAGGAATGCCGCGAAGAATTTTACGAGCCACTATGTATCCCCTTCGAACTTGTCATAAAAAAGTTGACTGATCTGTTCAAGGGCTTCACTGGCATCTGTGCCGGAAGCTTTAATACAAATTTCTGTGCCCTGCGGTGCTGCAAGAGCTAAGATATCCAGAATGGATTTTGCGTCTGCTCTTTGGTCTGCCATGCAAAGAGCAATATCAGCTTTAAATGTTTGCGCCAGTTGAGCAACTTTACCAGCGGGGCGTGCATGCAGCCCTAGCTCATTTTCTACGCAAACAACTGCCTCTAGGCTGTTATTTTCACCTGTAGGTTCCATTGATTGTCAGTTCCTCTAGATTGGGGAAAGTGGAATAACTGTGCTAATCCACGGTAGTATAAAAAACATTAGAAAGCATAAAAGATATACAAGTAATACACGTGATAAATGCAGTCTTCCCACAACAAAACTTGCGCTTAGTAGTGTGCCCGCAATAAGCGACCACTCAATAGTGCTGTGGGTTCCCGGCCAGAACAGGTAGAGCATGAGAACGAGGATGAGGGAGTTTGCAATTTTGATGCGTTCCCCCCAGTTGATTAAGTCCCAATTTTTGAGAGTCGTAATCATTTGCAGCCCATTCCGGACTCCTGATACAAAGGTGACGAATTTAAAGACCTGCAAGGCTGCAAAAAGTAGCAGCGTCCATGACAGGGCAAGAGCTTTGAAGCCTGTAACAAGCATACAGACACTCGATAATGCCCACATTGCGAGCAGGCTGCCGCCAAAAAAAGAATCGCCGATAGCAGAGAGGGTATACGTTGTTGTTTCTTTAACAGAGCTAAGCATTTTAGGAGGCAGATTGCCCCGTGCAATGTGAGACTCCAGTGAAAGGAACACACCGACCAGCAGAGGGGTCCAGAAAGGGTGGGTGTTGTAAAGCTCTAAGTAACGGCTTCTGGCTTCGCGCAGTGCTTCAGGAGTGTTATACAGTTCCCGCAAACCCGGTTCCATAACAAACACCAAGCCTGTATTTTGCAGACCACGAGTGTTGAATCCGGTACCTATAAGGTACGTACGGAGAAAGCAGGTAATAAGAGTGCGGGCAGTAAGCATATAAGTTCCTGATCGTACGATGTATCTGGCTTAAGTATCTTGCATGAACTGGTATACAGCTTTTACTGTCCAGCCGGAAGCTTCTTCCTTAACTCGGCGCGCAATTTCTTTCGGTTTACCACCAAGTTCTGTTTCTTCAGCAATAAGCTTGAGCAGTTCAGCTTCACTTGTTTTTCCACTGGATTCAGGCGGGCCGATAACAACTGTTATTTCGCCCAGCAAATCCTCTGGAATTTCATCATGTTTTTCAAGTCTGCCTAAGATAAACTCCTCATGCCGCTTGGTCAATTCACGAGCGACACATAGTTCCCTTGCTCCCAGAATCTCATACGCCGTTTTAAGTGTTGCGGCTAAGCGATTTTTGCGCTCAAAAAAGACAAGGGTAGAACGGAGATTTGAAAATTCTTCAAAAAGTTTTTTCTGATCGCTGGTTTTACGTGGAGGAAAACCTACGAATGTGAACGGTTGCGGAGCTATTCCGCTGGCTGCAAGTGCTGTAAGTGGTGCACTAGGACCCGGAACAACAGATACGTTGATGCCGTTTTCACGCGCGAGTTTCACAAGGCGGTAGCCGGGATCTGAAAAAAGCGGCATACCTGCATCAGAAACAACGGCAAAGACCTGTCCTTCCTGCATTGCTGCGATAATACCGGGTGCTTTCGCTTCTTCGTTATGATCGTGGAAGCTGACCAGTTTTTTGGCGGTAATACCTGTAGATTTTAAAAGCAGACCGGTGCGGCGGGTATCTTCCGCAAGTAAAATATCGACAGTCTGGAGCACTTCTCGTGCTCTGGGAGAAAGATCACCATGGTTGCCAAGCGGTGTTGCCACCACCCAAAGGCTGGGAGAGTTCGAAGGCATCTTGAATGTGCTCCACCTGATACCGTTCACCGGTTTTGGTGACTGCAAGCAGGTCGAACCGGCAAGGGGTATCCCAAAGATTGTTTTGAGAGATATAGTGCTGTGCAGCGTTGCACAGCTTTTTTATTTTTGATGCAGACAGGGCGTTGATAGCCGACTCCATGCTGGAGCAGGAGCGTGTTTTGACTTCTGCAAAAACAACATACTCACCCTTTGTACAGACAATATCCAGTTCGAGGTGTTTAGCACGCCAGTTGCGGGTCACAATTGAGTACCCGTGGTCAACTAAATAGGCGGCGGCTGCATCTTCTCCGGCTATGCCTGTTCTAAGGTGTGATGCTACCATAGTAGGTTTTGTTCTTGTTTTGCAGGTTCCGGCTTTACCTTCGCAAAGGTGAGCCTGTGCATTTTACACGGTCCCTTTGCTGCAATGGCTGCAATATGTTCTTTAGTGCCGTATCCTTTATGGCCTGCAAAGCCATAGCCACCATATCGTTTATCGAGTTTGACCATAAGGTTGTCTCGGAACGTTTTGGCGAGAATAGATGCGGCGGAGATTGCTTGAATTTTTAAATCACCCTTAACGATGCTCTGCTGCTCAATGGTG
The nucleotide sequence above comes from Halodesulfovibrio sp.. Encoded proteins:
- a CDS encoding (Fe-S)-binding protein; translated protein: MTQDNATTTTSPEKAQTPKQREAACILCGKCVSVCPVYLSTKQEELTPKAKQRTIAALKENAQQLKVTDCTKLAEMCLSCGKCAKTCPQGLNFPQQLANMRAAHPGWKQWMWKRWINQGAVLWPMLSTLSKAAPDSKGKNEATRLVQSIQAMQPATDIPAYISVATYDKEIGEGQHVLLFSGCTANRVQKSWKYKSESILKNLGYTLLPTKDLTCCGLTLDHAGAPEAAHKSRMQNLRAWRAAERPLIVTFCATCYLGLAEYVRDDSLGWAEGEQEAWSKALRPISTLWGNSLFTVDTPSNLVIRYHQPCHWHGNDLDYTWLKEILYDEISSPDSASCCGMGGIAQLGNRKLTRKVATRCWENLLQQPPKKDDSIPCYSKPMGNCLCDLYDDEDELESDLCTEVESTYLVITGCSGCTLQLRGTAPVCNGEKVKVGHWLDIIEP
- a CDS encoding FAD-linked oxidase C-terminal domain-containing protein produces the protein MTLLSLPQRRFLQNLFPCSDCLLTPEEMVVFEADASRLEGTPLAVVRPETEEQIVELMRWAHTERIPLYPRARATNVVGLCVPKKPGIVVSTLKMDSILEVDSDDFIARVEPGVITGDLQKRVEQEKLFYPPDPASLGISTIGGNVATCAGGMRALKYGVTREWVLGCKAVLPGGKTITCGGRNHKNVVGLDLLRLLTGSEGTLAFMTELTLKLIPKPESTASILAGFANLEEALHAIKIMFKAGMLPAALEFMGPEVLTALSDAGAVAWPSTVTASLLLRFDGSHQALQADVEKAEAIFKACNVLWSTTGMGKEEEEPLWDVRRSINPASFKVAPNKFSDDVTVPRGKLLQAVTGIRDIAEKHTLPILTFGHVGDGNIHVNIMHDASDAQELARAKSAKSEISKFVLSLQGTLSGEHGVGLIKAPYVHLQLSKTERLLMKQIKQIFDPHSIMNPGKAF
- the smpB gene encoding SsrA-binding protein SmpB, with translation MSKKKKKKSGGSSIAVNKKARRYYEVLDTQEAGLSLLGTEVKSMRAGQVAFTDSYISYKDGEAWIVGMHIAPYENAGYSQHDPDRDRRLLLHRREIEMWMTKVEQRGLTVVPLKLYFKNSRIKLEIGLCRGKKLHDQRETIKQRDAARDLARQMMDR
- the ptsP gene encoding phosphoenolpyruvate--protein phosphotransferase, which produces MARKILRGIPVSAGISIGKAYFVNRQKERRIPRETIPHHLVAIETQRLRNAAEEVRQGFMDARARVPEELKEHGAIIDSHLMICQDPKLIESAANNIAERAITAEWALERSIDTIAKAFSAIDDPYIRERMQDVRVVGDKIMQALMGTPKPVDLPAGRRVLMAHDLTPADAIELELNKIMSFATAEGGKTSHTGILARSLQIPAIVGVEDLEDSIRDGDLVIIDALKGLIFIDPSEDELAHYGDRKYQFEDYQKAIVKQCHLPAETVDGYRLEVCANIELAEELVQVKDNGGEGVGLYRTEYAFFNKKKMPDEEDMYEEYATLAEQLAPQKVILRTLDVGADKLLDKHAMLEEANPALGLRGIRFCLRYQEVFRTQLRAMLRASVHGNIGIMFPMISGLKELRQARFVLNSVKSELDAEGIAYNPDIPVGIMIELPSAVMIADTLAREVDFFSIGTNDLIQYSLGIDRTNKHVSYLYQPLHPAIVRSIKFVIDAAHKEGIEASVCGEVASDPYCVPILMGMRVDGISIAPQAIPGIKRVIRQIDMEECIELLGDVLTHATVSRINTKVRKRIFKRFPEELSFFASLIEQDDITEP
- a CDS encoding HPr family phosphocarrier protein; translated protein: MEPTGENNSLEAVVCVENELGLHARPAGKVAQLAQTFKADIALCMADQRADAKSILDILALAAPQGTEICIKASGTDASEALEQISQLFYDKFEGDT
- a CDS encoding PTS system mannose/fructose/sorbose family transporter subunit IID, giving the protein MLTARTLITCFLRTYLIGTGFNTRGLQNTGLVFVMEPGLRELYNTPEALREARSRYLELYNTHPFWTPLLVGVFLSLESHIARGNLPPKMLSSVKETTTYTLSAIGDSFFGGSLLAMWALSSVCMLVTGFKALALSWTLLLFAALQVFKFVTFVSGVRNGLQMITTLKNWDLINWGERIKIANSLILVLMLYLFWPGTHSTIEWSLIAGTLLSASFVVGRLHLSRVLLVYLLCFLMFFILPWISTVIPLSPI
- the rsmI gene encoding 16S rRNA (cytidine(1402)-2'-O)-methyltransferase — its product is MPSNSPSLWVVATPLGNHGDLSPRAREVLQTVDILLAEDTRRTGLLLKSTGITAKKLVSFHDHNEEAKAPGIIAAMQEGQVFAVVSDAGMPLFSDPGYRLVKLARENGINVSVVPGPSAPLTALAASGIAPQPFTFVGFPPRKTSDQKKLFEEFSNLRSTLVFFERKNRLAATLKTAYEILGARELCVARELTKRHEEFILGRLEKHDEIPEDLLGEITVVIGPPESSGKTSEAELLKLIAEETELGGKPKEIARRVKEEASGWTVKAVYQFMQDT
- a CDS encoding YraN family protein, whose product is MVASHLRTGIAGEDAAAAYLVDHGYSIVTRNWRAKHLELDIVCTKGEYVVFAEVKTRSCSSMESAINALSASKIKKLCNAAQHYISQNNLWDTPCRFDLLAVTKTGERYQVEHIQDAFELSQPLGGGNTAWQPW